From one Rosa rugosa chromosome 4, drRosRugo1.1, whole genome shotgun sequence genomic stretch:
- the LOC133742569 gene encoding short-chain dehydrogenase TIC 32, chloroplastic-like isoform X2 — protein sequence MAVRNIDAGNNVKEAILKDIPTAKIDIMELDLSSLASVTKFAADYNSKGLPLNILINNAGVMATPFKLSQDNIELQFATNHLGHFLLTNLLLETMKHTSRESRIEGRVVNVASLGHKFGYPEGIVFDEINDESRYNKYRAYNQSKLANILHANELARRLKEEGVEITANSLHPGDIYTNLLRNVHSFFQCFFKTLSLLGIFMSKTVEQGAATTCFVSLHPQVKGVSGEYFSGCNITKPSSQAKDGDVAKKLWEFSLSLTDRKCTNTRLF from the exons ATGGCAGTAAGGAACATTGATGCTGGGAATAATGTTAAAGAAGCAATACTTAAGGACATTCCCACTGCTAAAATTGATATCATGGAATTAGACCTCAGCTCTTTAGCATCTGTAACAAAATTTGCAGCGGACTATAATTCTAAAGGCCTTCCACTGAACATCCTTAT TAACAATGCAGGGGTTATGGCAACTCCATTCAAGCTTTCTCAAGATAACATAGAACTTCAGTTTGCTACGAACCATTTAG GTCATTTTCTCCTCACAAATCTTCTCTTGGAGACAATGAAACACACATCGCGAGAGAGCAGAATAGAAGGAAGAGTTGTTAATGTAGCATCTTTAGGCCATAAATTTGGGTATCCGGAAGGAATTGTTTTCGATGAAATCAATGATGAATCAAG GTACAACAAATATCGTGCATATAACCAATCCAAGCTTGCTAACATATTACATGCTAATGAGCTTGCAAGGCGTTTAAAG GAAGAAGGTGTGGAGATAACTGCTAATTCTCTTCATCCCGGAGATATTTACACAAATCTTTTACGCAATGTTCATAGCTTTTTTCAAT GTTTTTTTAAGACGCTGTCCCTGCTGGGTATATTTATGTCAAAAACCGTTGAGCAG GGAGCGGCGACAACATGCTTTGTGTCACTTCATCCACAAGTAAAGGGAGTAAGCGGGGAATACTTTTCAGGGTGCAACATCACCAAACCGAGCTCTCAGGCAAAAGATGGAGATGTGGCCAAGAAACTCTGGGAATTTAGCTTGAGTTTGACCGATCGAAAGTGTACTAATACGAGGTTATTTTAG
- the LOC133742569 gene encoding short-chain dehydrogenase TIC 32, chloroplastic-like isoform X1, producing the protein MGILFSKKGPSGFSAFSTAEEVTHGIDGTGLTAVVTGASSGIGVETSHVLALRGVHVVMAVRNIDAGNNVKEAILKDIPTAKIDIMELDLSSLASVTKFAADYNSKGLPLNILINNAGVMATPFKLSQDNIELQFATNHLGHFLLTNLLLETMKHTSRESRIEGRVVNVASLGHKFGYPEGIVFDEINDESRYNKYRAYNQSKLANILHANELARRLKEEGVEITANSLHPGDIYTNLLRNVHSFFQCFFKTLSLLGIFMSKTVEQGAATTCFVSLHPQVKGVSGEYFSGCNITKPSSQAKDGDVAKKLWEFSLSLTDRKCTNTRLF; encoded by the exons ATGGGGATATTATTTAGCAAGAAAGGACCATCTGGATTTTCTGCTTTTTCGACAGCAGAGGAGGTTACTCATGGGATTGACGGAACTGGTCTTACTGCCGTAGTCACAG GAGCTTCAAGTGGTATTGGCGTAGAGACATCACATGTCCTTGCTTTGCGTGGTGTCCATGTAGTTATGGCAGTAAGGAACATTGATGCTGGGAATAATGTTAAAGAAGCAATACTTAAGGACATTCCCACTGCTAAAATTGATATCATGGAATTAGACCTCAGCTCTTTAGCATCTGTAACAAAATTTGCAGCGGACTATAATTCTAAAGGCCTTCCACTGAACATCCTTAT TAACAATGCAGGGGTTATGGCAACTCCATTCAAGCTTTCTCAAGATAACATAGAACTTCAGTTTGCTACGAACCATTTAG GTCATTTTCTCCTCACAAATCTTCTCTTGGAGACAATGAAACACACATCGCGAGAGAGCAGAATAGAAGGAAGAGTTGTTAATGTAGCATCTTTAGGCCATAAATTTGGGTATCCGGAAGGAATTGTTTTCGATGAAATCAATGATGAATCAAG GTACAACAAATATCGTGCATATAACCAATCCAAGCTTGCTAACATATTACATGCTAATGAGCTTGCAAGGCGTTTAAAG GAAGAAGGTGTGGAGATAACTGCTAATTCTCTTCATCCCGGAGATATTTACACAAATCTTTTACGCAATGTTCATAGCTTTTTTCAAT GTTTTTTTAAGACGCTGTCCCTGCTGGGTATATTTATGTCAAAAACCGTTGAGCAG GGAGCGGCGACAACATGCTTTGTGTCACTTCATCCACAAGTAAAGGGAGTAAGCGGGGAATACTTTTCAGGGTGCAACATCACCAAACCGAGCTCTCAGGCAAAAGATGGAGATGTGGCCAAGAAACTCTGGGAATTTAGCTTGAGTTTGACCGATCGAAAGTGTACTAATACGAGGTTATTTTAG
- the LOC133744892 gene encoding eukaryotic translation initiation factor 3 subunit B-like — translation MTVDSATMEDMEAKAEQLGLQLSSIDLNSAHPPHFNFSECQEVFYDDNGFIPNIEFGSVIVVNNLPIVEAEMAQELESEIRVVFSEPKHFLKQRRRGEEERDLEKQNTKHALRDGLNAGAIAGVLELD, via the exons ATGACAGTAGACAGTGCCACCATGGAAGACATGGAAGCCAAGGCCGAACAGCTCGGTCTCCAACTCTCCTCCATAGACTTGAACTCTGCACACCCACCTCACTTTAATTTCAG TGAATGCCAAGAAGTGTTTTACGACGACAATGGTTTCATTCCCAATATTGAGTTTGGGAGTGTGATCGTGGTTAATAACCTTCCCATTGTGGAGGCAGAGATGGCCCAGGAGCTCGAAAGCGAGATTCGAGTGGTGTTTAGTGAACCAAAACACTTCTTGAagcagagaagaagaggagaggaggagagag ATTTGgaaaaacagaacacaaaacaTGCTCTGAGAGATGGGCTAAACGCTGGTGCCATAGCTGGTGTTCTTGAGCTAGACTGA